Genomic DNA from Pungitius pungitius chromosome 12, fPunPun2.1, whole genome shotgun sequence:
AACAACATATTCAAAAGGTGCTGTAAACCACCGGAGCTTTGCAGTATTCTGCAGGAGGCTCCATGTGTCACCCGTTTGTGCTTAGACATCCCATAATACGCAGGCGGAGCCAGTGTGAACAGTCACTATGGCGACGGGCCGCAAGTCGGCAGCCAATCAGCTCCATGAGTCATTTCTCAGTTCAGTGGGAAGATATTGAGCAAATAGAAAGAAATCAACTTGATGTCCTGATTTCCTTTAGAGAGAGTTTAATaacagagaaaataaacatCACCTCTGAAAAtatcataaaaacaaacaaaaactgctAATAAATAGATTACTATTTGTGGGACTTGCTACTTCCGTGAGAGAAACCACGCGTTCTGTATTTAAAGAGCACACATTCATCCCATCGGACTCACCAGCGTGATCCCCAGACTCCACACGTCCGAGCGGACGTCGTAGCCCTGCCGCGACGCGCTCGGGTCTATTCGCTCGGGCTggaagaacagaagaaaaccACACAGGAAACAGACCCACGTTTAAgtctaaaaacaaaagcacacagatACATGGAATCCATTCTGGAGTCTCAAAGACACAAGcgttatacatttttattaaatgacaCAATTCAGGTAAATAAGTCCCTCGATGTGCTCTAGATTGACATTTTTACAGCATAAACTTTATTATTTGTACTCTGCACCTGAGtgaaaagagaataaaagcCTCCATTTTCAGCAGAAAGATATGAAAGGATGATCAATACTAAGAGTAATGAGCAGTTTCATGTTGACATGTGAGGTAAATATTAAATTCACTTCACTGAGCTGAAAATCTTTAGAGTACAAAGCCGTTAAGTTTCCTCAATGtgagaaatgtttttgaagCTCACAATCTTTAAAAGACGTCTTTATGCTGCAGACAGCAGGAAACATACCGGGTCAGGATGACGCCGCCCCCCCTCGAGAATACCAAGACAGCTCACCCTCTGAGCATGTTTCCACCTgcacggggtgtgtgtgtgtgtgtgtgtgtgtgtgtgtgtcagtgacttCAAAAACGAAATAATTATGCATTCTGTGTCCAAGAGAAACattgatatatttaaatattggaTAAACACTTTAAGACTGAGGAGGACCTAGAGACGCCATACGTCTTCagcagagacctgtcaatcacagcgtgccccgccctgaagcatcccCTTCTCTGTGGTCCATTTGACTCGTAATGGACCATAATCTACTTCTACcgtagacttctatgggaccggaggagtcgccccctgctggtcactacagagaatgcgTCTGTCACTCACCGCCATGTAGGGCCTGCAGCCGGCGTCCCTGGTTTTGGCGATGGAGTCCACCAGCTGCCCGCTGATGCCGAAGTCGCACAGCTTGATGTTTCCGTTCCTGTCCAGGAGGATGTTGGACGGCTTGATGTCTGACGGGGGgagacggacgggggggggttaagggagGCGAGTGGAGGTGGAACAGTGAGGGCGATAAGATGAGGCGTGTGGCTCACCTCTGTGTATTATTTTCAAGTTTTCCTTTAAGTGGTTAAGTGCCTTCACAGTCTGCGAAACACAGGAGGAGGTTCAGAAACAGGAAATCAGgcttctttgttcatttttcatttgtaaaaaagGCGCACACTTACAGCTAATGTTATTTTCCCTAATATTTCCTCTGGAATCACGTCGTCTAATGAGCAATATACAAACTTGTAAAACTTGTCTAAGGAGATGGCCATGAGTTCCATACAAATCCAACAGTCGCCCTGAAACACAAGCAGAGTCAGCCGTGAGTGAACAGGCAGAATAACCCTTATAATACGAGTGATGGCGAGTCATGAGTCGTGAGGTCACCTCTCTGAACAGAGCGCCGTAAAACTGCACGATGTACGGACAGTCGCTGCTCCTCACCACCACGTCCAGGTCCATCAGCAGCTGCTTCTGCTCCTTCTCGTCCACGGTCGACCGGATCCTCTGCGGACGGCAGCACGGAAGCGTGAGGGCGGGGAAATCTAACGCACCCCACGTCCCGTCCCGTCGTGTCCCTCCCCCTAACGATAAATCACCTTGACCGCCATGATCTGGTTGCTGGGCTTGTGCACCATCTTGTTGACGGAGCCGTAGGCCCCGCGGCCGATCTCGCCCAGGTCCTTCAGGTCCTCGGCGGTGAAGTCCCAGTGCTGCTCGGCGGAGATCTTCAGCTTGCCCGACGACTCGATGCTGTGCGTCCTCAGCCTCtctctgccggggggggggggggcaattagtAACGACACAAACGAGGGGGCCGGTTTGTGCCGGGACCGGACCGGACGAGACCAGCGGCACTCACATGTGCGGGTTCTGGAAGGGCGGCCCGGCCGTGTTCAGCGTGAATCGGGCCGTGGGTTTGATCGGAGGGTTGGCGAAGTTCAGCTTCAGGGCTTTACGTTTACCTGAGCGGGACGAAAAGGTGCACACATATCACACGCAGGTCAACGTGACcttgagaggaagaagagctcGGGATGAAGGTCGAGACAAAGAGCAGAAACCGCTCCCAGGGTGATGAGACAAACGAGGTCTGTGACGTCAtgcttcacaaaaacacacaccagggAAAGAAATGTACTGGTGTGAGCGGAGATACGTGAGATGATGCTCTCACAGCCACCGAAGGCATCCTAACGAGTCCTAAACCAACAGGGAATGTGGCTAATGACAAATAGGCCGAGTTTCCAAATGTGGATTCATCCGCTGCTGGAAATAGTGCAACAAATGCACTATTTCCTCCTGCTTTTAGATGCAGTTTTAGTCTTTTTAAGGGATCTGTCAACAATAAGAAGAATGTAGAAGAATACCATCCACCAATAATTGCTCTCGTACTTCTCATGACTTCAAACAGCTTCGTTTGCAAAGTTGTGTCTGCTTAAAGCCTTCAGGTACTTTACACTTCCATTGATCGTACTGGGAGATCCGTCATGAGGCCTTGACAGGATTATGGAATGGTTCAAATTAGTaatcttgttttatttgcaaTACAATTACAATAGAAAATGTACGTCATCTCTGTGTAAATTATAAAACAAATCCAATCGATTTGATGATGAAACTTGTTTCCTTATTTAATGCAGACAAGGAAACGTAGCATGCTGCTAAAAAGCACACACCCACattcacagaacacacacacacacacacacacacacaccacagggggaaaagaaaacactgacacACGACATGCTTCTCAAGGCCAACTGCTTCGGCTTCACCTCCATCGTAgcgcactgccccccccccacggaaaAACCACAAGAATGTGAGCCGCTCGAACCCCGCCCCCGTCAGCAAAACTACCCTGGACAGGACCACACGTGCTCACCTTGTCTGGACAAGCAAGCGCTCTGCTGAGGTGCACCCATGCCgacaacacaaacaaccacacagGAGGATccgctgtgtcccccccccccccttcggttAGTGACACTCTGAGAGCCGCTCAGGCTGCGCTCCCATTGGGGGCTTTAATTCCCAGCGTTCCTTTAGTTTAAAAAGGACCACACCGACAGGTAAACACCAGTTAGGAGGACCTCCAGGTGTCAATGGAAGCTGGGAGTTTGA
This window encodes:
- the map2k4a gene encoding dual specificity mitogen-activated protein kinase kinase 4a isoform X1, which codes for MEFKHTTMATPSPNNSTTSSSGNNAGSAASHQHQSQPQHITTMSSMQESNTCWRCQSETDMTPDDGFQINLSGAPPSKRKALKLNFANPPIKPTARFTLNTAGPPFQNPHIERLRTHSIESSGKLKISAEQHWDFTAEDLKDLGEIGRGAYGSVNKMVHKPSNQIMAVKRIRSTVDEKEQKQLLMDLDVVVRSSDCPYIVQFYGALFREGDCWICMELMAISLDKFYKFVYCSLDDVIPEEILGKITLATVKALNHLKENLKIIHRDIKPSNILLDRNGNIKLCDFGISGQLVDSIAKTRDAGCRPYMAPERIDPSASRQGYDVRSDVWSLGITLYELATGRFPYPKWNSVFDQLTQVVRGDPPQLSNSEERRFSPKFISFVNVCLTKDESKRPKYKELLKDPFIQMYEERSVDVASYVCRLMDQMPASPSSPMYMD
- the map2k4a gene encoding dual specificity mitogen-activated protein kinase kinase 4a isoform X3, giving the protein MEFKHTTMATPSPNNSTTSSSGNNAGSAASHQHQSQPQHITTMSSMQESNTCWRCQSETDMTPDDGKRKALKLNFANPPIKPTARFTLNTAGPPFQNPHIERLRTHSIESSGKLKISAEQHWDFTAEDLKDLGEIGRGAYGSVNKMVHKPSNQIMAVKRIRSTVDEKEQKQLLMDLDVVVRSSDCPYIVQFYGALFREGDCWICMELMAISLDKFYKFVYCSLDDVIPEEILGKITLATVKALNHLKENLKIIHRDIKPSNILLDRNGNIKLCDFGISGQLVDSIAKTRDAGCRPYMAPERIDPSASRQGYDVRSDVWSLGITLYELATGRFPYPKWNSVFDQLTQVVRGDPPQLSNSEERRFSPKFISFVNVCLTKDESKRPKYKELLKDPFIQMYEERSVDVASYVCRLMDQMPASPSSPMYMD
- the map2k4a gene encoding dual specificity mitogen-activated protein kinase kinase 4a isoform X4; the encoded protein is MEFKHTTMATPSPNNSTTSSSGNNAGSAASHQHQSQPQHITTMSSMQESNTCWRCQSETGKRKALKLNFANPPIKPTARFTLNTAGPPFQNPHIERLRTHSIESSGKLKISAEQHWDFTAEDLKDLGEIGRGAYGSVNKMVHKPSNQIMAVKRIRSTVDEKEQKQLLMDLDVVVRSSDCPYIVQFYGALFREGDCWICMELMAISLDKFYKFVYCSLDDVIPEEILGKITLATVKALNHLKENLKIIHRDIKPSNILLDRNGNIKLCDFGISGQLVDSIAKTRDAGCRPYMAPERIDPSASRQGYDVRSDVWSLGITLYELATGRFPYPKWNSVFDQLTQVVRGDPPQLSNSEERRFSPKFISFVNVCLTKDESKRPKYKELLKDPFIQMYEERSVDVASYVCRLMDQMPASPSSPMYMD
- the map2k4a gene encoding dual specificity mitogen-activated protein kinase kinase 4a isoform X2; amino-acid sequence: MEFKHTTMATPSPNNSTTSSSGNNAGSAASHQHQSQPQHITTMSSMQESNTCWRCQSETGFQINLSGAPPSKRKALKLNFANPPIKPTARFTLNTAGPPFQNPHIERLRTHSIESSGKLKISAEQHWDFTAEDLKDLGEIGRGAYGSVNKMVHKPSNQIMAVKRIRSTVDEKEQKQLLMDLDVVVRSSDCPYIVQFYGALFREGDCWICMELMAISLDKFYKFVYCSLDDVIPEEILGKITLATVKALNHLKENLKIIHRDIKPSNILLDRNGNIKLCDFGISGQLVDSIAKTRDAGCRPYMAPERIDPSASRQGYDVRSDVWSLGITLYELATGRFPYPKWNSVFDQLTQVVRGDPPQLSNSEERRFSPKFISFVNVCLTKDESKRPKYKELLKDPFIQMYEERSVDVASYVCRLMDQMPASPSSPMYMD
- the map2k4a gene encoding dual specificity mitogen-activated protein kinase kinase 4a isoform X5, with the translated sequence MEFKHTTMATPSPNNSTTSSSGNNAGSAASHQHQSQPQHITTMSSMQESNTCWRCQSETALKLNFANPPIKPTARFTLNTAGPPFQNPHIERLRTHSIESSGKLKISAEQHWDFTAEDLKDLGEIGRGAYGSVNKMVHKPSNQIMAVKRIRSTVDEKEQKQLLMDLDVVVRSSDCPYIVQFYGALFREGDCWICMELMAISLDKFYKFVYCSLDDVIPEEILGKITLATVKALNHLKENLKIIHRDIKPSNILLDRNGNIKLCDFGISGQLVDSIAKTRDAGCRPYMAPERIDPSASRQGYDVRSDVWSLGITLYELATGRFPYPKWNSVFDQLTQVVRGDPPQLSNSEERRFSPKFISFVNVCLTKDESKRPKYKELLKDPFIQMYEERSVDVASYVCRLMDQMPASPSSPMYMD